The sequence GGCCGACGACGGTGCGCAGACCGGCCAGGCCGCGCGGCAGCAGATACACGGCGGCGATGAACAACGCCCCGAGCAGCAGCGGCCCGTGGCCGGGCCAGGAGCCGGCGACCCAGTCCCGGGTGAAGACGATCAGCCCGGCGCCCAGCAGCGCGCCGATGACCGACGTCGTACCGCCGATGACGACCGCCAGCAGGGCGAACGCGGCGATCTCGAAGCCGACGTCGGCGGGGGAGAGGTACTGCTGCACGGTGACCATCAGCGAGCCGCCGACCCCGGCCAGCGCACCGGCGCAGATGTGGGCCACCAGCAGATAGCGCCCCACGGGGTGTCCGGACGCGCGCATCCGCGCCTCGGCGCCCCGGGTGCCGGTCAGCAGCTTCCCGGCCGGGGAGCGCAGCACCAGCAGCGTGAGCGCGACGGCGACGACGGCGACGACGACCGCGTACACATACAGCTCGCGCTCCTCGGTCATGCCCTCGCCGCCCCACAGCGCCCGGGTGGCCGGGAAGCCGACCAGCCCGTCGGCGCCGCCGGTGACGGACTTGACCTGGTTGATCACGGCGCTGGTCAGCTCGCCGACCGCGAGCGTGATCATCAGCACCGTGGTGCCCCGCGCCCGGATCACCGCGGGCCCGGTCACCGCCGAGAACACCGCGGCGGCGAGCGCCGACAGGACGATCTGGACCGGGCCCACGGTCCACCCGGCGTCGGCCAGGTTGGCGGTGGCGTACGCGCCGACGGCGAACGGGGCGGTCTGCCCGAGCGTGGGCAGACCGGCGTATCCGGTCAGCACGGTGACACTGACCGCGAGCAGCCCGAGCGCCAGGGCGGACCCGGCCAGCGAGATGCTGTACGGGTCGAGCACCCCCGGCAGCGCGAACAGGACGGCGAGCAGCACGAGCAGCGGGACCGCCTGCCGCCACCCGGCCCCGCGCAGCCACGCGCCGAACCGCCCGGGGGCCGCCGCGGCGGACTCCCGGACCGGTGCCGGCGCCGCCGCGCGCGGCCGGTTCTCCCACCGCGCGGCGAGGAGCCGCCGCAGCCGGGCGACCGGGTCGGAGGACGGGCCCCGCTCCTCGTGCGCCTCCGGCTCCGTGAAGCGGGAGCGGAACACCAGCACCGCCGCCATCGCGGCGAACAGCAGATACGGCGCCAGGTCCGGCAGCACCGAGACGCCCAGGGTCTGGACCTCGCCCACGGCGACCGCCGCCGCGAACGTCGCCCACAGCGAGCGCAGCCCGCCGAGGACGACCACCACGAGGGACAGCATCAGCACGTTCTCGGAGGTGCCGGGCCCGGGGCCGATGATCGGCGCCCCGAGCACGCCCGCCGCACCGGCCAGCGCGCCCGCCGCCGCGAGCACACCGGTGTGCACCGCCCGGGGGTTGTGGCCGGTGGCGGCGAGCATCTGGGGATCGTCCGCCGACGCGCGCACCGCCGCACCCACCCGGGTCCGGGTCAGCACCCACGTACCGA is a genomic window of Streptomyces sp. NBC_00708 containing:
- a CDS encoding ABC transporter permease translates to MELLDAHLVPAVDGVAYGLLLFVVAAGLSLAFGTAGVLNLSHGMLYAIGAYTGAELSDGTWGGLVLGLAAGTAAAALAGAGLSAATVPLARRGHLAQALLTFGIALAGGDLLIQFFGADELPVRVPGALDSSVHLLGHRYPAYRLCFIAMAVALAAFGTWVLTRTRVGAAVRASADDPQMLAATGHNPRAVHTGVLAAAGALAGAAGVLGAPIIGPGPGTSENVLMLSLVVVVLGGLRSLWATFAAAVAVGEVQTLGVSVLPDLAPYLLFAAMAAVLVFRSRFTEPEAHEERGPSSDPVARLRRLLAARWENRPRAAAPAPVRESAAAAPGRFGAWLRGAGWRQAVPLLVLLAVLFALPGVLDPYSISLAGSALALGLLAVSVTVLTGYAGLPTLGQTAPFAVGAYATANLADAGWTVGPVQIVLSALAAAVFSAVTGPAVIRARGTTVLMITLAVGELTSAVINQVKSVTGGADGLVGFPATRALWGGEGMTEERELYVYAVVVAVVAVALTLLVLRSPAGKLLTGTRGAEARMRASGHPVGRYLLVAHICAGALAGVGGSLMVTVQQYLSPADVGFEIAAFALLAVVIGGTTSVIGALLGAGLIVFTRDWVAGSWPGHGPLLLGALFIAAVYLLPRGLAGLRTVVGRPSSAVSPGKVAP